Genomic window (Granulicella arctica):
GACCAGATGACGCGGGTCGTGCTGGATGTTAACGATGTGACGGAGTACTCGGCGTTTCTGCTGCCGAATCCCTACCGCCTGATCATCGACATCCACGGCCAGACAGGGCCGCGACCGGTTGTTGCTGCCGCGCTGCCTGCAGAAGCTACCGTGATGAAGCCGGTGATGCCCACGCCGAGTTCTCCCGTGCCGAACACGACTTCGGTGCGCTCGAAGAGTTCGGTCGAGGTGGCGTCGTTGAGCGATCAGCCCGATCGGGTTGAGGCGACAAGCCGACCTACCTCAAAGCCTATCTCTGCTGTAGTCGAACTACCTGCTCCGTCAACAAAAGAGGTTGTGCCGCCTGCGCCTGCGACGGCTACCGGGACAGGTTTGCGCAAAAAGACCAAGTCCAAAGTGACACCTGCAGATGGTGTGGCAGTTGGCGACGCGGTACCAGCGAGAGCAGCTGTGCCTACAGCGGATGGGGAGACGTCCCTGGTGCGCGCCCTGGGGCTTAAGATTGGGCGGATCGTAATCGACGCTGGCCATGGCGGACATGATTCCGGAACTCTTGGAGTCGACGGCATCCAGGAGAAGGATGTCGTGCTCGACGTGGCGCTGCGCCTCGGCAAGATGCTGCATGAGCGACTCGGCGCGGAGATCATCTATACGCGATCGGACGATACGTTCATTCCGCTCGAGACGCGAACGGCAATCGCGAACAAGGCGCAGGCGGATCTGTTTCTCTCCATCCACGCGAACTCTTCGCCAGACGCATCGGCGCGTGGGGTGGAGACCTACTACCTCAACTTCACCTCTTCGCCTGATGCGCTGGATGTGGCCGCGCGTGAAAATGCGGTTTCGGACCAGTCCATCCACCAGTTAAGCGATCTCGTGAAGAAGATCGCGCTGAAGGAGAAGATCGACGAGTCCCGCGAGTTTGCGTCCGATGTCGAGCAAAGCCTGTACGGAGGCCTGACGACTGGGAACGCCGGTTTGAAGAATAGGGGCGTAAAGAAGGCACCGTTCGTCGTCCTGATTGGTGCGAACATGCCTTCGATCCTGGCGGAGATCTCGTTTGTTACCAACCCGCGAGATGCGGACCAGCTACAAAAGCCAGAGTATCGGCAGCGGGTGGCAGATAGTTTGTACAAGGGTGTGGCGAAGTATGCTTCAGGACTAAGCGGGGTACGGGCTCCGATGGAGCGAGCGGGCGGACAATAACTGCCGCTTCGCGCCTGCTGGGCTTCCCTATTGGCGCTGGTGTAGTCTCACCTTTAGTATGGCTGCCCTCTCCCGACCTACCCTTCCCTTACGCTGCATGGCGGTTTTCTGTATCGCCGCTGCCTGGAGTTTTCTCCTTCCCGCGCAGACGACTGTCCTCATGGAACCTGCAGCACCGCTACTGCCGCAGAAGTTTGGCACCTGGCAGATGCAGGCGGCCGCAACTACGGGCAACGATGCAAGCCAGATCGACAGTACGCACTTCACTGAGCTGAAAGAGGACGGTTTCAACCGTTTCTCTACTGCCAAATATGTTCGGAATGGCTCGACCCTCGATGTGCGGGCGCTACAGTTTGTGGATGCTACGGGTGCGGCCGCCGCGCTAAGCCTCTATCGTGGCGACCATGCTGGCCTTCAGCCGTTATCGAATGGCCAGAAGCTCGGGACCGAGGCCGCCGGGGGTAGCGGAGAACTTCTGTTTCGTGGCGGTAATACACTGGTGATCGCAAAAGCCCCCGGAGTGCAGGCATCGGAGTTGCAGGCGCTGGCCGTGACGCTACCAAAAATCAGTGGGCCAAAGGGGATGTCCCCCTTGCTGCCGACACTACTCCCGCCAAAGGGCTTGTTGCCGCAAAGTTTGCGGTACGCGCTTGGACCCGCCAGCTATACGGCGACCGGCGGCGTACTGCCAACGGAGCTTCTGGGCTTCGATAAGAGCGCTGAGGCGGTCACAGCGAGCTACGCTGCGCGCACCGGTCAAGGCATTCTGACACTGCTGCTCTACCCGACGCCAGAGATAGCGGGCGATCGAGGCCGCGCTGTCGAGGCGTGGGTCAACGGGCATCCGGGAGGACTCGGCACGGTGAAGATGCGCCGGGAAGGTCCGCTGGTGCTGATGACCTCAGGCAGCTTCCCGGCCGAAGAAGCCCAGCAGATGATCGAGAATATCCATCTGCGGAGCGAGGTCACCTGGGATAAGAAGCTTCAGCCAGAGTTCCACACCGAGGTCAAGAAGACTGCCAGCCTGCTGGTAAGCATTGTCGTGCTATCAGGCATCCTGATGGCTGCTGCGATCCTTCTCGGACTGTTTCTTGGCGGCGGGCGTGCGGCTTACCGGGTCATGCGAGGCAAGTCAGCCGCAACGGAGCCTGAGTTCCTCGGATTGGGCCTAGAGCGAGGGCCGGTGAAAGGTTTGAGCGGACACGATGGACCGGCACGGAGCCAGTAGCTTCTCGGCACAACAAAGTTTGAACCACGTTAGGTGCAATTCAGTAGCTAAGCGACTCATAGGAAGTAGCTTTGCAGCTTCGCAGGCCCCTAAAAAGCGAAGCTACGGCGAAGACTTAGGTGCAAGTTAACGACAAGGTCAACAGGTAACTTGTTCATACATAATAAGTTATGCATTGTGCAATAAGGCCTTG
Coding sequences:
- a CDS encoding N-acetylmuramoyl-L-alanine amidase, which gives rise to MLFFSPNRVVRWTASFLLVAGCLPPANAKPKRIELTPWEQASRGREVLEAIPAGARTRTDYDRALDGFRAVYHGSPGDVHAPEAVFAVAELLAEEGRTRHDAKSLNAAVGQYEFLRTQYPVSSMRVQALLAEAQIEQNDLQDAKGAKDRYRLLLTQSPKSSQAEEARAALAEMSRPASQTVRAVPPLVVAPASSAPAVLASPASTAAAPASTDPLQIPLTKPEPKHTGPLALVSGIRHWSTPTYTRVVIDLGDNVTYEAARVPNPDRIYFDLHGTRLASELVGKNFSVTDDGFLKKIRAAQFRDQMTRVVLDVNDVTEYSAFLLPNPYRLIIDIHGQTGPRPVVAAALPAEATVMKPVMPTPSSPVPNTTSVRSKSSVEVASLSDQPDRVEATSRPTSKPISAVVELPAPSTKEVVPPAPATATGTGLRKKTKSKVTPADGVAVGDAVPARAAVPTADGETSLVRALGLKIGRIVIDAGHGGHDSGTLGVDGIQEKDVVLDVALRLGKMLHERLGAEIIYTRSDDTFIPLETRTAIANKAQADLFLSIHANSSPDASARGVETYYLNFTSSPDALDVAARENAVSDQSIHQLSDLVKKIALKEKIDESREFASDVEQSLYGGLTTGNAGLKNRGVKKAPFVVLIGANMPSILAEISFVTNPRDADQLQKPEYRQRVADSLYKGVAKYASGLSGVRAPMERAGGQ
- a CDS encoding DUF6599 family protein; the protein is MEPAAPLLPQKFGTWQMQAAATTGNDASQIDSTHFTELKEDGFNRFSTAKYVRNGSTLDVRALQFVDATGAAAALSLYRGDHAGLQPLSNGQKLGTEAAGGSGELLFRGGNTLVIAKAPGVQASELQALAVTLPKISGPKGMSPLLPTLLPPKGLLPQSLRYALGPASYTATGGVLPTELLGFDKSAEAVTASYAARTGQGILTLLLYPTPEIAGDRGRAVEAWVNGHPGGLGTVKMRREGPLVLMTSGSFPAEEAQQMIENIHLRSEVTWDKKLQPEFHTEVKKTASLLVSIVVLSGILMAAAILLGLFLGGGRAAYRVMRGKSAATEPEFLGLGLERGPVKGLSGHDGPARSQ